The genome window TACCTGCTGATGGACGACATTGTTCACCTCTGCTGCCGGTTTCTGGAGAAGCTGCGTGATCGGGCGTCCCTCATGGTGGAGCAGAGCCTGATGTACCGCCTCGGTGTTCCTGAATCCGGAGCAAATTCCCAGCTGTGCTCCAACTCACCCGGCGTGGGAGACAGTTCAGGCAGAAGACGTCAAACACCGTACACACGCCGTCACTCGAGTAGTAACAGAGCCTGGAACTTGCATCCAATTCGGATctcatacatatttttttttcctatttctTCTTATTGCTATAATAAACACATctgaattattaaatatatacagtatattgtgggCAGGGGTGACTTGGCGGTTAAGACTCCgggctactgatcggaaggtcgggggttcaagccccagcactgccaaactgccactgttgggcccctgagcagtTCTAGTATTCTAGAAGTCATGTAAAAGTCTGGATTCTACAAGTTCTAAATCTACTGTGTTGCTGCATCTGCTGCATTCACTATCAGATCGCTTTAAGCAACAGTTCAAAAAGACTTATTTAGacgtaaataaaaaaaataaaaaacaacaactatgaAGTACCACTCGTACCGCAGACAACTCTGCGACATCACCATTGAAGTTGAAGAGActgattttcatgcacaagtcAGTGCTCTGTGAATTGAGCCTGTATTTCAGGTGAGGCTCAAAAATCATGGCAGGGAAACATCTCAGAGATATGGTGTCAAGTGAACTGTTCCATAGTTTGTGTTGTAGTAATGACAGAAGAAAATCAGCAGTGTGGTAGATTTTATCCCAGATTTGACTGTTTCAGGCTTGATTTACTCGATTTACTTAACCATGGTAATGTTTTCTTAGCTCACATTTCTTGACACTGCAGGGCTCCAGATGGCGACTAAAATGATCGCCAATGCGACGAGCTTTTTAATTTTGcaactatgttttttttttgccagttgCCACCGTTACCcacaaacaaaatttaaaaacagattAAACTGAAATTACCATACGTCTTGTTGTGTTAGGCTACTGAACTCTCATCTCCTCTTGCGCCTGCGTCTACCTGCCCTATCACGTGCACTCCTGTATGGTTTCCAGTAAATAAACTCTGCACTCTTGTCCTGGTTGAAGCGTCGGCTATATAGATGAACAGAAACAGGTTTAACGTCACGTTTATCGGGATAAAAAGCTGGAactattaaaggtgtttaatttagcttgatgtggtttagttcgTTGGAATTTGAATTTATACGTTACATGTAGGTTGGCTAACTGTGTAGTTAACTAATGTTAGCCAGCTGACAAGAAAACGAAATGCGCAAacgaaaaatatcagacttctCCTCATTCCCTGCTCGTCCAAATCCTTCTCGACAagtgaaagttctcaagtggcatttgagtcatcccagcccgtttcaatcggtatgcaatcttttacagatgacgacagccaagcgcagcgagttgagtcttcttCTCCCGTCCCTGCGGCTCCCATCCCGAccagacagtttaaatcagcttgcctACAcgagttcgcctggttacgttatgacgaTGGGAAgatgtactgcaccttttgtgctaaagcaggacaagatattgctggtaaaacagagttcattacccgttcgagtcattttaaaaaagaaaccgcgAAGAAGCATGGCGacggaaaacaaaacaaaacataagaacgacagggattgtgtcatcgctaggtctgcccctcgtgccaccccgatcgtgaaagcagtgcaacgtgctagtgataaagtcgcaGAAAAAGAGACGatggaattgaaaataaaacgCGATGCAGCCTATATGTTTGCAGAGGTCTCAGATTTCAGGTCTCAAAACTCAGCCTCACACTTCAGAGCAATTCTCTGATCCTCCCACAAGCGGATGCAGCTGTTGAGAGTTGTCTAGAGATGGATAAAAAGTTGAAGGAAAAGCCACTGAGAGAAGGGAAGCTCCAGGAATTATTACAGCACATAGGGAAATATTCTGAAGGTACAGAGAAGCAGGAAGTACTGCCAGTAAGCAAGAGACGGACAGCTGCAAGTAACCCCACTGTCATAACCTTCCAAAATGTTGAACTTAAGGGCCACCAAAGTCATACCACATTTACAAATGATCCGAACGCGGTCATTGATAAAACAGTTAAAATGACTGTAAAAGAACTAGAACGAAGATTCGGAAGCATGCCGGTGAACGTTACAGAGAATTGACATGCAAAGGGATCAGAGGGCCTCAGGTCATTTTCAGTGTTGTGTCATGATGCATGGCCAGAAGATGTTGTTACCTATGGCGAGGAGCAGGTTGACACATTAGTGAACTGGTACAGAGAGCTCTTGACAAACAGTGGATGTGATGTTACAGCTGTGCAAAGGGAATGGAGAATGCTGAAAACATCAGTGAAAGGTCAGTTCATGGATAAGACATGGAAAGTGATGCTAAGGAGCCATTCTGCACAGATTTTAAGAACATTCTTCACTTAGTTGAAATTATGCAGGTTCTTCCCATATCTGCAGCTCAGTGCGAAAGAGGATTCGCAGCACAGAATAGAATAAAGTCAAAAGTGCGCAGTTCCTTATGTGTTAAAACACTGGAAGACTTAGTGAGGATCAGTACAGAGGGCCCCTCACTTGACCAGTCTGACCCAGAGCCCAGTGTGAAGCGCTGGTTGTCTGCAAGCAAAAGAAGGCGCAGACCTAACTACACTGGCTGGCCAAGTGACCTtgatgtggtggtggtgggagaTATGGagtctgagcctgaataagcaaGAAACAACAAattgtaatgaaaaaaaaagaaacaaacgactggacatttaagtatttacagtaatatgattaaatatgatgtactgaacattgcacatattgtgtatgtaaagaatacattgtgtaaacaAAGGCAGACCGTACAGAGGGGAAAGGaaaggcagtgtgaggtagccgtttaacaatgatatcatcataCGTCAAGTGACATCACTatattttggctcctgaaaatttgatttggcgCCTAAATATTTTGGGTATTATATTTGTTGggtattatatttgtttttgccTGGAGCCCTGCACTGTCTCAGGAAtatatatctattttatttaatcCATTAAACTCCCAGGACCGGTCAGCTGGGCCGAACTTACACTTCTCACTCTCATGAATTACACAGTTTTCCTACTGGTTCGAGTGTAATAAGCTGGGACTTCAATCCCAAATTCCTGTTCAGTTCGGCTGTTCACTACACAGggtgttaatggtggtgtaTAACGGTGTCTCGACAAAAGAACTGCAAAGGCTGCGACTGCTCGACCCAAGAGCCTGGGCTTTTTCCTTTGTGAGAGTATGTTTTGAATTATGTCCTATTTTTGTCTTTTGGATGTTCTAGAGCTCTTCACGAGGTGGAGCAGCCCAGGCCAGTTCGTGTACACCGTCCCTGGAGTGGTTCCTCATATAATGAAAGTCATCATGCAGTACGGTTACTCAAAACGTATAAGGTTCACGCGAAAGAACGTGCAGGCTCTCTTGGAGGTAGCCGATTACCTACTGATGGACGACATTGTTCACCTCTGCTGCCAGTTTCTGGAGAAGAGACTCTAAACATTTCTATTAAACATTTCTACTAAACATTAACtgctttttaatgatttttttaataactgATTTGTACAGGTTATGCAGTAACCATCCAGTGTGTGCGCGCCTGTCTACACAATGTTCCTGAGATCTGATCAActgtattttaatgttaatgtaattaaatgtcAGGGGTGTAAATCACAATCATCCACTATTAAAGGAGTTATATTtacctttacatttacatttattcaattagcagacgcttttatccaaagagacttacaaatgagaaaatacaagcaaagttaGTTATTGTTTAGTTGAATTGGTCGCTCAAAATGagggggttttgtttgtttgtttgtttaatacaAGGTGTAAAATGTTGTGGTTTTATGGGTGTTTATGTGCCATGCACTATTTCTTTGCTGGGACCAATGACTTCCTGGAGTCACAGCTGGTTCCCTAGAAACCTCAGAAATGACAGGGTTATTAAGGGTTATAAGCTACTAGTGTAAGAAAATGGACCTTTGCGGAATGAAAGGGGATTGTTGCGGCATTGTCAATTGTCACGTTCAAGGCTTTGATGAATGCTCGAGTTTCAGTGCTGCAGGTTGTTCAGATTTGAGGGGAGTGGCATCATGTTTTTGACTTAATATTGGCACAGCCATATTCGTGTACCTTGTGATTCCACTGTGTACACCAGGGATGCAGGGATGATTTGAGGTGTTTTAATTGAGGCATTCGAATTTGCACAAATACATAATGTAACTGTTCGAGCGAATCCCATTTTTTTTGCAGGTGAAGAAGCAAGGCAAATGGAAGtacttctgtctgtttttttcttaaaagaCCAAATGCATTTTATTCTTGTACTGTTCTTTTATGTCGGCATTTTGCACTTGAAAAATGTTGGGTAAACATGTTGAGACAAAGTTGCACAAATAAATGTCTGCCTTCTGTTATTTTTATGCATGATCTGTTGATCCAACTTAAGTCAACTTTGGCACCAAGAAGGCTTGAGCGTGGTTGGATTAGAAATAGAAAAATGAGtgacattaaatatatttaaagtcaTGTAATACCAATTAAGACTTTAAACGATTAATTAAGGTACAGATCAATAAGAATAGCACTGCAAATGTGTTGAATTAAGCAACAGTGTACTCAAATATGAGttatagatatttttttatgtagtgAACCGAAATCACTTTCAACCAGAtgttcagtaaatataaatcaatTTCCATAACATattcaataaatataaatcagttTCCCCCAGATAcgtaatatatttatattacttttGCTCGGATACTTAGTAAATATAAATCAGTTTTCCTTGTGAAATTAATTTGGATAGTACTCAGTATTTTTGGGCTATATGACTCATCACTTGGCATGCTATTACTAAACCCAACACGTTTTAATTGTTGCTTTTATTACCATgggcttaatttttttttctctttaaatttaggtaatttattcaatactttttaatcaaagtTGTAGTACTTAAAATCTATTCAATTATATTACGTGTCACTTTGTTGCcataatttttttaagtaacCATTGGTCACATTTTTTAGTGTAGATGCTGAGTAGATAGGAAGCGAGGttacatatgtatacatacatacatacatacacttttttatatatatatatatatatatatgtgtgtgtgtgtgtgtgtgtgtgtgtgtgtgtgtgtgtgtgtgatctgagtTGGATGCAAGTTCCAGGCTCAGTTACTACTCAAGTGACGCTGTGTGCACGGTGTTTGACGTCTTCTGCCCACACCGGGCGAGTTGGAGCGTACCTAGCGGTGGTATATCAGGCTCTGCTCCCATATGAGGGACGCCCGATCACGCAGCTCGTGCCAGAAGTGCGCATTAGCAAGCCGCAGTATTTCAATGCAGTTCTTTGGGCGGAGTCTCTTCTCCAGAAACTTGCAGCAGATGTGAACAATGTCGTCCATCAGCAGGTAATCGGCTGCCTCCAAGAGAGCCTTCACGTTCGTTTGCGTGATTGTTATCCGCTGTGAGTAACCGTACTGGAGGATGGACTTCATTATGTTCGGAGTCACACCAGGGACGGTGTACAAGAACTGGCCTGGGCTGCTCCACCTCTCAAACAGCGCTCTAGAACATCGAAAAGACAAAAATAGGACACAAGTCAAAACTTACTCTCACAAAGGAAAAAGCCCAGGCTCTCAGGTCGAGCAGTTGCAGCATTTGCAGTGACACCGTTAtacaccaccattaacaccCTGTGTAGTGAACAGCCAAACTGAACAGGAATTTGGGATTGAAGTCCCAGCTTATTACACTCGAACCAGTAGAAAAAGTGTGTAATTCATCAGAGTGAGAAGTGTAAGTCCGGCCCAACCGACCGGTCCTGGGAGTTTAATGGATTAATGAAAAGAATTATATATTCCTGAGACAGTGTAAAGAAATGTGAGCTAAGAAAACATTACCATGGTTAAGTAAATCGAGTAAATCAAGCCTGAAACAGTAAAATCTGGGATAAAATCTACCACACTGCTGATTTTCTTCTGTCATTACTACAACACAAACTATGGAACAGTTCACTTGACACCATATCTCTGAGATGTTTCCCTGCCATGATTTTTGAGCCTCACCTGAAATACGGGCTCAATTCACAGAGCACTGACTTGTGCGCATGGAAATGAGTGCCTCCAGCCTCGATGATGATGTCACAGAGTTGGTTGCTGTAGGAGTGGTAGTTCATAGTTATTGTTGAGTTACTTATCACTAAAGGTCTTTTTCGTAAAGCGATCTGATAGTGAATGCAGCAGATGCAGCAACACAGTAGATTTAGAACTTAGATTTAGAACAGACTATTACATGACTTCAAGAACACTAGATCACAATTCATCGGTGaaatcaataaatgaaataaataatcaaactcaaataggaaaagaaaaaaaaaaacccaaaacaaatccTCCAAGCTGTCTGAAAGTAACACACGTACTGTACCTCGTGTgcaatgtgtagtgtgtacataccatatgtgtgtgttgtcCCTCAGGGCACGTGGGTGATGGAGGGAGAGACTCTAAAAGGCACATTCACCAGGAAGGACAACGGCAAACTCCTCACCACCACCCGGTCACTGGTTGGTGGGGAACTCGTacaggtgacacacacacacacacatttactctgAACACATGACATCTAGCTATATGTTACACATAAAGTAGCTAACTTTACATTTCATTACACACTCATTAACATTTCACAGCATCAAGTACATTATACATTGTACAGTCCTACAAAAATCCCCGTGCTTCCGGGATCCACAGTGAGCCTGAGACCACAGAAGGATAAAGCACTTTATcccgaagatgaatgaatgaatacgtcATCATTAAAACATACAAGAGCGcttgaaatgtttaaatgacctactgaaaagaaagaataacaacaagaaattTGATCACATGATGTCTTTCGCTGGaattttatcaaataaaatgctAGAATTTGACTTTTGGTTCAGATACATATAAAAGACAAACACATTTCTTCCTCACTTGTACTTTTCATTGTTTTGGCACATGTCTTTTAGCCATGACTTAGCATTTTATCTCCAGCGAACATGAGAGTTAAGACTGAATTCAGATGAATTAATTCAAGTTTGTAAACTAATTAACATCTTGATAACTAAATAACATAACCTATGTCAACATACACACTTTGCTAATTCTGCATTCGACTTACCTCGGAAGTAGGTAGTTGATGCTTGGAATCTCCATGTTACAAAGTGGGGAAAATGGCCGCCTCCATGTTCCTCTtctgttagcaacaagctaaccAGATAACTGTGATAAGTGATGTTATTTTTCCCCTCAAAACAGCAAACTGTATAGTCAATATTATAGATTTAACACATGGATATATCTGTGTTGGTTGATGTAAAGAAAATACTTGTGTATATACAATGTAactttaaaggtaagaagtgttatatttaaacattgtttACTGTTGAAGCTTTGAGCAGCCATGCTGATTTGAGGAGACTGTCCCGAGTTCCCTAGAATAAATCCAGAGCTGAGCGggcgttttcttttctttggaaGAAGGGAATAATGATTTGTGATCTCTAGTTGAATGCAGCGTAACACTCACtgtgccaacacacacacacacacacacacacacacacacagccttgaCCTCTGATCAGTTTATCTATATTTCTTCTTTTCGTAAtcaatttaaatgcaaaagattttgatttaaaaatatgacCAGTTACAAATAGCAAAGCAGCTTGAAGCATGCTAACAGAAATAAATTCTAtacacaaattaaaaataaaaataaagcctATATACATCAAATAACATGTgacattcataacattttttaacagtttttgttcagttttttttttgtttgtttgttttgtttgttaagCTTTTTCTTGTTATTTACCAAGTAATTTTTAGTGAGTTAAAATCTATTCCGATCCAATCTGGGTCACTGTGTGAAACATTGCCCCCTAGTGATGGATTTGTTCTCAACAGATTTTCACATAATGTTCTTTGCTACACTCGACATTTCTGCCTATCACAGGTGAcgtaaatgcaaacaaacaaacaaacaaacaaaccccccTCATTTTGAGCGACCGATTCAATTTGTACTACaactaaacaataaatataacacCTTTAATAGTGGATGATTGTGAATTCCACTCTCCTgacatttaattacattaacattaaaatacaaTTTATCAGATCTCAGGAACATTGTGTAGACAGACGCGCACACACTGGATGGTTACTGCATAACCTGTACAAATCAGttacaggaagagagagatgcATGAGTGTGGGATGGAGGAAGGACACTGTTATATATAATCTGTTGTCCAATTATTATATCATTGACTATAGTTATAAACCCAATTGACAGGTCACGAGAAATGACTGGGGTTCATTCCAACTCAAATGTTAATAAGTCTTGGGTCTAACTATCCATATAAAGTGCCTAATATTCATACGAGTtcctaatataaataaataaataaatgtgtgtgtatgtatatacgtTCATAAAAGGCTGTGCAGTGATCATTTACACTGAGAGGTGTTTGTTATTGTCACGATACGATGTTGACTACGGATGCAAGCgcagatttccaaacatttaataacaaataaacaaaatgcaaaggACTCTACAACAAACACACGAAACACTGTGGCAAAATCGAAACACAGTAGCATCGACAAAAGCGTAGTACGACAACGTGAGACAAGGAAGCAGAGcaaaacagtggctatatataagcGTGCTCGTTAACCAGGAAGTGactacaggtgcaggtggtcatgtgacatgataagtgtggtgcagtggctgctgggaactggaATCCAGAGTTTCTTCCCTGATACATGACAGTTATATGTCGGcacattttgaaatgaaaacataaaggaatataaaagaaagataaaaaataaacataaatcacACCCTGAGCTCTTATCAAATCCTAAAAGTATTTTTCATATTGTCTAATAACCTTTTGTTTCAtcaggaattttaaaaaaatcataaaccATAACCATGGATCATAGTGTtctagaagtcatgtaatagtCTGGATTCTAGAACTGGATTCTAAATCTACTGTGTTGCTGCATCTGCTGCATTCACTATCAGATCGCTTTACGAAGAAGACTAAGAAGACTTTTAGTGAGAAGTAAATCAACAATAACTATGAACTACCACTCCTACAGCAACCAACTCTGCGACACCATCATCGAGGTTGAAGGCACTCATTTCCATGCGCACAAGTCAGTGCTCTGTGAATTGAGCCCGTATTTCAGGTGAGGCTCAAAAATCATGGCAGGGAAACATCTCAGAGATATGGTGTCAAGTGAACTGTTCCATAGTTTGTGTTGTAGTAATGACAGAAGAAAATCAGCAGTGTGGTAGATTTTATCCCAGATTTTACTGTTTCAGGCTTGATTTACTCGATTTACTTAACCATGGTAATGTTTTCTTAGCTCACATTTCTTTACACTGTCTCAggaatatatatttcttttcattaatCCATTAAACTCCCAGGACCGGTCGGTTGGGCCGGACTTACACTTCTCACTCTGATGAATTACACACTTTTTCTACTGGTTCGAGTGTAATAAGCTGGGACTTCAATCCCAAATTCCTGTTCAGTTTGGCAGTTCACTACACAGggtgttaatggtggtgtaTAACGGTGTCACTGCAAATGCTGCAACTGCTCGACCTGAGAGCCTGGACTTTTTCCTTTGTGAGAGTATGTTTTGACTTGTCTCCTATTTTTGTCTTTTCGATGTTCTAGCGCTCTGTTCACGAGGTGGAGCAGCCCAGGCCAGTTCATGTACACCGTCCCTGGTGTGACTCCGAACATAATGAAGTCCATCATCCAGTACGGTTACTCACAGCAGATAACAATCACGCAAACGAACGTGAAGGCTGTCTTGGAGGCAGCCTATTACCTGCTCGTGGAGGACATTGTTCACCTCTGCCACCAGTTTCTGGTGAAGCGACTCTGCCCAAAGAACTGCACTGAAATATTGCGGCTTGCTACTGCGCACTCCTGGCACGAGCTGCGTGATCGGGCGTCCCTCATGGTGAAGCAGAGCCAGATATACTGCCAGCTACGCTCCAACTCGCGCGGCCTGGGTGACCGTTCTGGCAGAAGACGTCAAACACCGTACACACTGCGTCACTCGAGTAGTAACTGAGCCTGGAACTTTCATCCAACTCAGATCACTcgcacattttatatatatatatatatatatatatatatatatatatatatatatatatatatatatatatatatatatatatatatatatatatacacacactttttaaaaaaacttttttccatttcttctttccCTTATTGCTCTAATAAACACATCtt of Ictalurus punctatus breed USDA103 chromosome 29, Coco_2.0, whole genome shotgun sequence contains these proteins:
- the LOC128629467 gene encoding kelch-like protein 10, which encodes MNYHSYSNQLCDIIIEAGGTHFHAHKSVLCELSPYFRALFERWSSPGQFLYTVPGVTPNIMKSILQYGYSQRITITQTNVKALLEAADYLLMDDIVHICCKFLEKRLRPKNCIEILRLANAHFWHELRDRASLIWEQSLIYHR
- the LOC108260870 gene encoding kelch-like protein 10, with translation MNYHSYSNQLCDTIIEVEGTHFHAHKSVLCELSPYFSALFTRWSSPGQFMYTVPGVTPNIMKSIIQYGYSQQITITQTNVKAVLEAAYYLLVEDIVHLCHQFLVKRLCPKNCTEILRLATAHSWHELRDRASLMVKQSQIYCQLRSNSRGLGDRSGRRRQTPYTLRHSSSN